The sequence CGGTAGCGCGCACCGGGCGCGGCGTCGAGCGGCATGGCCAGGATGCGGCGGGTCAGCTCGGCATCGGCGTAGTCGCGCCGCAGGTCGAAACCGGCCGGCCAATCGTCGGGCAGGCCGGCGGTATGGCTCAGCAGGTGGCGCACGGTCACGCGGCGCCAGGCCGGCGGCGCGGCCGGGAAGAAGCGCCGCACCGGGTCGTCCAGCCCGAGCTTGCCGTCCTGCACCAGCAGCATGACGGCGGCGGCGGTGAACTGCTTGCCGACCGAACCGGACTGGAACACGGTGTCGACGCCGACCGGCACCCGGTGCTCGACGTTTGCCAGGCCATAGCCCTTGACCAGCATCGGCCGGCCATGCGCGATCACGGCCAGCGCGGCACCGGGGATACGGCGCTGCTGCAGTTGCGCGTCCATGTAGGCATCGATGCGGGCGGCCGGCAGTTCGCCGGCCAGCGGGGAGAACGACAGGACCGCGCCGGCGAGCAGGGCCAGGCAACGGGACAGGAGGAGGCGCATGGAAGGAATCCGTGGAGGCATGCGCAGCCAGCCACCGGGCCGGCCGTCGCGGAGCGCGCACGGTACGCGCCGCCTCCCGCGCCGGCAAGCCCGGCCGGGCCGCCGGCGATGCGCCGGCCGAAGCATGTCCGGACCGGCCTTATCCAGCGACCATCGCGGCCGCCGGCAGGTTCATGGGCGTGCAGCGATCAGATGCGCGCAGCGCCGGCCATGCTGCGGCCACCGGCCAGCACGGCCCGTGCGGCCAGGCCGGCGACCATGCTGTCGGCGTTCACCGCGGTGCGCGCGTCGGCCAGCGCGCAATCGCCGACGCGGCGCAGCTGCTCGCCGCGGAAGCGGGCTGCCTGGGCGCGGAAAGCGGCGGCCTGGCGGCGATAGTGGGCCAGCATGTCGCGCGCTTCCTGCGGCAGCATCAGCCGGGCCGGCTGGTCGGCCAGCGCGGCGGCCAGCTTGTCGATCGCGGCGGCCTGCGCTTCGTAGCCGTCGGCGCGCATCTCCATCGTCTGGTTGTACCAGAGGTTGGGCACCAGCACGGTTTCCAGGGTATCGAGGTAACGGTATTTCAGCTGTCCGCAACGGGACGGATCGGCGCCTTCCGGCAGCAGCTCGTGTGGACGACTGCGATCCAGGGTGGGCCGAAATAACGGGGTGTCCATCTAATGCTCTCCATTGATTGAAACTCGCTCGGACGCGAGCGACATAGACGCAAAACGCGCGAGACGGGGCGTAGTTGACCGCGTGCTACATGAACGAATGCTGAAGCAGCTTGTCGGGAATCGGCGACAAGCGATTTGCGCTCGCCGGGCGCGGCTCTCAGAATGCCGCCAGAACCGCCTCGAACCGCCTTTCCAGGGAATCCCCGCCATGACCGAGCCCGCGCTGGCGCTGCTCAATCTCCGCAAGACCTTCGGCGACCGCGCCGCCGTCGACGACCTGTCGCTGACCATCGCCGCCGGCCGTTTCTACGCGCTGCTGGGCCACAACGGCGCCGGCAAGACCACCACCCTGCGCATGATCGCCGGCCTGACCCGGCCCGATTTCGGCAACGTGCGCATCTTCGGCCGCGACCTGGCCATCGAGCCCGAGGAGGCCAAGCGGCCGCTGGCCTACCTGCCCGACGAGCCGCTGCTGTACGGCAAGCTCCGGCCGCTCGAATACCTCGAATACGTGGCCGGCCTGTGGGGCATCGACGCGCGCACGGCCGAGACGCGCGCGCGTGAGCTGCTCGAATGGACCGGTCTGTGGAAGCATCGCGGCGAATACGCCGAGGGCTTCTCGCGCGGCATGCAGCAGAAGCTGTCGCTGTGCGGCGCGCTGATCCACGAGCCGCGCCTCCTGCTGCTCGACGAGCCGCTGACCGGCCTCGACGTGCAGGCCGCGCGCGAGGTGAAGGACCTGCTGCAGGCGCGCGTGCGCGCCGGCTGCACCGTGGTGCTGACCACCCACATCCTGGAGGTGGCCGAGAAGCTGGCCGAGGAGATCGGCGTGATCCGCGCCGGCCGGCTGGTGGCCGAAGGCACGCTCGAGCAACTGCGTGCCCGCGTCGGCCGCGGCGACGCCAGCCTCGAGGACGTGTTCCTGTCGCTGACCGCCGAGACCGCCGCATGAAGCCCGGCTCGCTGCCCTGGCTGCTGCGGTGGGAGCTGAAGCTCAACTGGCGCGAGCTGCGCGGCGGCCAGAACATCGCCATGCCGCGCTGGCTCGGCATCGGCCTGAGCGGGCTGATGCTGCTGTTGCTGCATGCGCTGCCGGCGCTGCTGTTCTGGCTCGATCGCGCCAAGCCGGCCAACCCGGCCAAGTTCGAGCAGGCGCTGCTGCCGCTGCTCGGCGGCCTCTTGCTGGTCATGCTGCTGGCCGCCGCCATCATGGCCATGCAGCGCGCGGTGTCGGTGCTGTACGAGCGGCACGACATCGACCTGCTGCTGTCGGCGCCGATCGATACCGCCTGGCTGCTGGCCAGCCGCGCGCTCGGGCTGGCGCTGTCGTCGGCCGCGCTGGTCGGCTTGATCGCACTGCCGTTCGCCCACGTCGGCTGGCTGTTCGGCCACTGGAACACGCTGCTGCTCTATCCGCTCACGCTGTCGGTCGGCCTCCTGGCCACCGCGCCGGCGCTGTGGCTGGTGTTCGTGCTGGTGCGCCTGCTCGGCCCGCGCCGCGCGCGCAGCGTGGGCCAGTGGCTGATGATGGGCATCGGCCTGACGGTGATGGTCGCCAGCCAGCTGCTGGGCCGGCTGGACTCGCATCTGCCGGCCGGCGCCAGCTTCATGGAACGCGCCGGCGGCGTGCTGCGCTGGCTCGGCCGCGCGGTGGCCGGCGAGCCGCTGCCGGTGCTGGCCATCTGCGCCGTCGCGCTGCTGCTGTTCGGCCTGACCGTGTGGGCCGGCCGCCGCCGCTTCGTCGAGATCAGCCAGGCCGACGCGACCCGCCAGGCGGCGCGCGGCCGCCCGGCCGGCGAGATCCGCTTCGGCCGCTCGCTCGGCTGGCTGATCGTGCGCAAGGAATGGCGGCTGATCCTGCGCCAGCCGAGCGTGGTCAGCATGCTGGCGATGCCGGCCATCCTGCTGGCCGCCATGGTGTTCGGCCAGGTCGGCGGCCGCGGCGGCGACGGCGTGCAATCGCTGCACCTGTTCATGCTCGGCATGCTGTACGCCAGCACCGCCTCCAATCTGTGCTGGCTGGCCATGTCGCTCGACGAGGCGGCGCCGCTGCTGTACGGCGCGCCGGTCGAGGTCGAGCGCATCCGCCGCTGGCAGGTGGCGGCGGTGCTGTTCCCGCTGCTGCTGACCCTGCCGCTGCCGCTCGGCGTGATCGCGGCGCATGCGCCGCTGCAGGCGGCGATCCTGGCGCCGCTGGTGGTCATGGCCACGC is a genomic window of Chitinimonas koreensis containing:
- a CDS encoding ABC transporter ATP-binding protein; translation: MTEPALALLNLRKTFGDRAAVDDLSLTIAAGRFYALLGHNGAGKTTTLRMIAGLTRPDFGNVRIFGRDLAIEPEEAKRPLAYLPDEPLLYGKLRPLEYLEYVAGLWGIDARTAETRARELLEWTGLWKHRGEYAEGFSRGMQQKLSLCGALIHEPRLLLLDEPLTGLDVQAAREVKDLLQARVRAGCTVVLTTHILEVAEKLAEEIGVIRAGRLVAEGTLEQLRARVGRGDASLEDVFLSLTAETAA